One window of the Penaeus vannamei isolate JL-2024 chromosome 31, ASM4276789v1, whole genome shotgun sequence genome contains the following:
- the LOC113826874 gene encoding transmembrane protein 45B: MGSFVGHAVPGTFFFFFGMWFTYRMFQRYFLCQVAAAGSGGEKCRSRYRNVSSFACPGCPSLPLEGVLKIVAVVVGMTGEFATAFDAGKFTHIGNAQHMTMFFFFGLNGVMDVLTHYRIPVPPDMDYVSAVLAFSMEALLFYYHLHGRSHMDVQVHMLLFYVVLACAVSTALEMCYKNNVLPALCRSYFTLLQGTWFYQIGFILYPPWGPTWDQENHGQMMMVTLFFTWHNATIFVIMALSGSLIYLRVKAKGPAAMYHGLHGPLRMPKMDAEQIKNMIVDSEEEEV; the protein is encoded by the exons ATGGGATCCTTCGTCGGCCACGCAGTCCCGggcaccttcttcttcttcttcggcatGTGGTTCACGTACCGGATGTTCCAGCGGTACTTCCTGTGCCAAGTGGCGGCGGCGGGAAGCGGGGGAGAGAAGTGCCGAAGCAGATACCGGAACGTCTCGTCCTTCGCCTGCCCAGGGTGCCCCAGCCTCCCCCTCGAGGGCGTGCTCAAgatcgtcgccgtcgtcgtcggtATGACTG GGGAATTCGCCACGGCCTTCGACGCGGGCAAGTTCACCCACATCGGCAACGCGCAGCACATGaccatgttcttcttcttcgggCTCAACGGGGTCATGGACGTCCTCACCCACTACCGCATCCCCGTGCCGCCCGACATGGACTACGTGTCGGCCGTGCTGGCGTTCAGCATGGAGGCGCTGCTCTTCTACTACCATCTGCACGGCCGGAGTCATATGGATGTGCAG GTCCATATGCTGCTGTTCTACGTCGTGCTGGCCTGCGCGGTGTCCACGGCCTTGGAGATGTGCTACAAGAACAACGTCTTGCCCGCTCTCTGTCGGAGTTATTTCACGCTTCTGCAG GGCACTTGGTTCTACCAGATCGGGTTCATCCTGTACCCTCCGTGGGGCCCGACGTGGGACCAGGAGAACCACGgccagatgatgatggtgacgctgTTCTTCACATGGCACAACGCCACCATCTTCGTCATCATGGCCCTGTCCGGCTCGCTCATCTACCTGCGGGTGAAGGCGAAAGGGCCCGCGGCCATGTACCACGGTCTCCACGGGCCCCTGCGCATGCCCAAGATGGATGCCGAGCAGATCAAGAATATGATAGTCGactcggaagaggaggaagtctaA